Proteins from one Panthera leo isolate Ple1 chromosome D1, P.leo_Ple1_pat1.1, whole genome shotgun sequence genomic window:
- the LOC122200973 gene encoding LOW QUALITY PROTEIN: olfactory receptor 1052-like (The sequence of the model RefSeq protein was modified relative to this genomic sequence to represent the inferred CDS: inserted 2 bases in 1 codon) gives MVWHDYSQFIPVLSLTGAKKHXHMADDNLTLVTEFILLGLTDRPELKVVLFTPFLLIYTISLVGNLGMLFLIQITPKLHTPMYHFLSCLSFVDACYSSVFAPKMLLNFFVERETISFSACIVQYFFFASLLTTEGFLLAAMAYDRYVAIVNPLLYTVVMTKIVCVVLVIGSCVGGLINSLTHTIGLVKLSFCGPNIISHFFCDLPPLLKLSCSDTSMNELLLLIFSGIIIIVTFLTVMISYIFIVATILRIRSAAGRQKAFSTCASHLTAVTLLYGSVSFSYIQPSPQYSLEQEKVVSVLYTLVIPMLNPMIYSLRNKEVKDAVKKAIEMKYFPC, from the exons ATGGTGTGGCATGATTATTCTCAATTTATTCCAGTCTTATCATTAACAGGTGCCAAGAAACA ACACATGGCTGATGATAATTTGACACTGGTTACAGAGTTTATCCTTTTGGGACTGACAGACCGTCCTGAACTGAAAGTGGTCCTCTTTACGCCGTTCCTTCTGATCTACACCATATCTTTGGTGGGGAATCTAGGAATGCTCTTTCTAATCCAAATAACTCCCAAACTCCACACACCCATGTATCATTTCCTTAGCTGCCTGTCATTTGTTGATGCCTGTTATTCGTCAGTCTTTGCACCGAAAATGCTGCTCAACTTCTTTGTTGAACGGGAGACAATCTCATTCTCTGCATGCATCgtgcaatattttttctttgcgTCACTCCTTACCACTGAGGGTTTCTTGCTGGCGGCAATGGCTTATGACCGCTACGTGGCCATCGTGAACCCTTTACTTTATACAGTGGTGATGACTAAAATAGTTTGCGTTGTCCTGGTCATTGGGTCATGTGTAGGAGGCTTAATCAATTCGTTGACACACACAATTGGCTTGGTGAAATTGTCTTTCTGTGGGCCAAACATCATCAGTCACTTCTTCTGTGACCTTCCCCCACTGTTGAAGCTGTCGTGTTCTGACACGTCCATGAATGAACTGTTGCTTTTAATCTTTTCTGGAATTATTATCATCGTCACTTTCTTGACTGTGATGATCTCCTACATCTTCATTGTTGCCACCATCCTGAGGATCCGCTCAGCAGCAGGAAGACAAAAAGCCTTCTCTACCTGTGCTTCGCATCTAACGGCCGTGACTTTACTCTATGGCTCTGTAAGCTTTAGTTACATTCAACCAAGTCCCCAATATTCCTTAGAACAAGAGAAGGTGGTGTCTGTGCTTTATACCTTGGTGATTCCTATGTTAAACCCAATGATTTACAGCCTGAGGAATAAGGAAGTAAAGGATGCTGTGAAAAAGGCTATAGAAATGAAATACTTCCCTTGTTAA
- the LOC122201317 gene encoding olfactory receptor 1052-like produces MHIFGLLSLPSCSLQGPHWGDTQMANRNVSVVTEFILLGLTDNPELNTVLFVLFLSIYFVTVVGNVWIIAIIWASAQLHSPKCFFLCQLAFLDFCYSSVFIPKMLVNYLAGQKVISYHGCLLQYSFVSMILTTECFLLAAMAYDRYVAICRPLHYKGLMTPTFCIHLVAACYLLGSASSLTHLRGLLSLSFCGPNIINHYFCDIPLLFQLSCSDTQHNKILLTVLSGMTSVTTFLMVVGSYAGILLTVLKSPSTRSRYKAFSTCISHLTVVTLFYGTVIFTYLGSSSSYPPDRAKILSMFYTLLLPILNFLIYSVRSTEANEAMKRIIVRKIFAL; encoded by the coding sequence ATGCATATATTCGGGTTGTTATCATTGCCTTCTTGTTCCCTCCAGGGCCCCCACTGGggagacacacagatggccaacagaaatGTCAGTGTGGTAACTGAATTCATCCTCCTTGGGCTGACCGATAACCCTGAACTGAATACTGTCCTTTTTGTgctgtttctctccatttattttgtcacCGTGGTGGGCAATGTTTGGATTATAGCAATAATCTGGGCTAGTGCCCAGCTCCATTCCCCCAAGTGCTTTTTCCTTTGCCAGCTGGCTTTCTTGGATTTCTGCTATTCGTCAGTCTTTATTCCTAAAATGTTGGTGAATTACCTAGCAGGACAGAAAGTCATCTCCTATCACGGTTGCCTCCTTCAGTATTCCTTTGTCAGCATGATCCTGACCACTGAATGTTTCCTGCTGGCggccatggcctatgaccgctatgtcgCCATTTGCCGCCCGCTTCACTACAAAGGCCTCATGACCCCCACGTTTTGCATCCACTTGGTGGCTGCTTGCTACCTGCTGGGTTCTGCCAGCTCACTCACCCACCTGAGAGGCTTGCTCAGCCTGTCTTTCTGTGGGCCCAACATCATCAACCATTACTTCTGTGATATCCCACTGCTCTTTCAACTGTCCTGTTCGGACACCCAACACAACAAGATTTTACTTACCGTCCTCTCTGGAATGACATCGGTGACCACCTTCCTGATGGTGGTTGGTTCCTATGCGGGAATCCTGCTCACTGTCCTGAAGTCACCCTCCACAAGGAGCAGATATAAAGCGTTCTCCACGTGCATATCTCACCTAACAGTAGTGACTCTCTTCTACGGAACAGTGATATTTACTTATCTGGGAAGCAGTTCCAGCTACCCACCAGATAGAGCCAAAATTCTGTCCATGTTTTACACCCTTTTGCTGCCAATCCTAAATTTCCTGATATACAGTGTGAGAAGCACAGAGGCCAACGAAGCAATGAAGAGAATTAttgtgagaaaaatatttgctctctga